The segment CGGGTcacaatataaattcaaaatgtttggtgaaaattggaagagtaaaaaatctaGATACAATTAAAAACCCGTTAAAGCTGACCGTAGCAAACAGTTTTTAGCtggcaataaaattcatcatgttaaaaataagataaatgaGGTCAGGCAAcacataaaatatcaaatgagATCTCATTTTAAAGGGGTGCAAGTGTAAAATCATTGCGATTATGCTATATGATCGGAAAAGTTATAGGATTTAGTACAGCATATATAAGTAGCTCCCTTTTTATCTActttaatatgtatatatttaggTAATAAGATTAAGTGTATCTTACAaagaaaagtttaaattttggcttcttTAAGCGAAATAAACTGCAATTTCtcaaaacaatttgcattCTTACAGCCAATTCCAATAtaaattagtgttttttttttcaggaaggATTTTggaatatgaaaaaatgaagcagTCGTAcgtttaaaaagatttatttttattttgcaagttCTAACAAAAGCGTGTTGCAACAACATATTATTGTACAAAAAAGatgtctttttattttataaaaaacacaaaatgtttGCACACAACTATCTAgtcaaagaaatataaattatgtaGTTTAATCTTTCACTCGGTGCTTTATTTGtgttgagcaaaaattatttacaaattatgcGCAGAGCTAATCCATCTTTCCATAAGAAGCAGTCTTCCAATGAGTTAAGTCACACCGGcaataattacaataattccaCAAGCTCCGTGTGATCCAGAACACgttttttgagttttatttctcATCTCCTATATTCGTGTCGCGCGATAATTGACATGCACTCCCGAAATATACACACACTTTCACTCCCTGTCTCTGCACCCATTTTATTCTTTCAGTGGGTCTCGGTGCAGGTGCACGGCATGGCGTTCGTCGGCTTGGGCGTCTTTTCGCGGATGGGCAGAAGaagagagagaagacgcgTGACCGGCGCCTCCACCACGATGGACAGCACGATACCCGCGAAAAACGACGTCAAGACGAAACCGAAAATTAGTTGAATctgcaatgaaattaaatcatagaaagaaactaaaaaataaaactgtaaaactactttgaaactaaaaacatcaatattttcatttttttgtatatagATGTATATCGTCCCGCTTAATTTCGAGTTCTAAAAATCAGAAtgccacaaaaatatttggttcgTAGACAGCATTTTCAACCATCTCACgactgaaaaattagattttgcgACCcgctggaattttatttaactttgaagattaaaaataaatctttcaatttaaagggctgattgaaaataattcctaATGAGTTGACCTCGATTGAAGCTATTTTCGTGGGGTGGTTAAGCCTGCTTTGAAAGTTTGTCTTATTTCATTTATAGATAGCAATTGAAAGGAAAGGGAATGAATACCTCAAGACGAGTCTATTGGTGAGCAGATTTTTATACAATTCTGACGCTTTTAGAAGGCGTTGACGAAATTTGCAAGAATCGAAATAAAAGTAGGAAAAATTCTCCAAAATGATGGGAAACAAtaacatgcatttttttactctactTTGCTCTTTGCTTTGGGAAAATTGTTCCTTAATATAGGAAAATTATGGTgtcgccatctgttggtgtcAGGGCTTTCGCAATTGGTGGCAAGGTTAAGCTCACTTCAAAATCAACTTATATAAAATTGCTTAAACTCActaagaaatcaaatttatatatcttttccgatttattttaattatttgaaaatttaaaataaatttgcgtaTTGATTTTTGAGACGCAATTAAATCTCAGagttaaattagattttttttaatattcacaacgccaattttcattttatttcgggtagaaaaaaataatttaaagcagaTTTGCGTTTTACATCATCATTATTATAGTGTTTCATGTTTCATCAAtagcaattattttcttttttaataaaaaaatatctttagcgaaattttaaagaaaaaaataacttaatttattgtaCTGACAGTCTGACCTTGTTTGTTTCAAACAATGAGATCAAAGAAAAAGTTGCGGATGCATGGCTTGAAagtccttttaaatttttgcaagattaaaaatttaaaaaaatggcctttttggtttaaatgattttctacCAAATTTCGCCATGCATAGTTAAAAAAAAGCCGAAATCAAATCATTGctaaaatactttattttctattaaaaaaaaaacagttttaaatttgactcaCGACAAGGTCCCTGTTCATGATGAGGGGCGCGTCCATGTTGAAGTAGACCCACTGGATGATGCCGGCGTGGACGAGGTAGGCGCAGTAGGTGGCCCTGCTGAAGGGGACGAGCATTTTGGCCGAGAGGATGCGTGCCACCCAGCCGCCGTGTCCGGCGGTGCAGGCGACCAGGATCCAGGCGACGGTGGCCGCCCAGAGGGTGTGCGACAGGGCGACGTAGGCGGCAGAGGCGGCCGTGCCGAGCAGCCGGCCGTAGAGCGCGTGCACCAGGCCGAAGTTGGTGCTGAGGGCCAGCGTCCAGCCGACGCACACCACGGTGCGGCTCATCTTCACCGCGCCGTTCGTCTCGCTGAGGAACCAGCCGACGCCCATGCCCACCAGGTACGGCCCGAAACGCGTCCACGGCTTGTCGTACAGGTCGTCGAACACCTCGAACGGCTGCTCGATGCTCGGCTGGTGCTTCAGACTGTAGCTGATCGTCCCCGTCACGGCCCACgacgccagcagcagcaccccCGCCAGCGAAACCGCCACACGTGGAcgtctaaaaaattaaaataccattatattttgattagaaataataattaattttttttaatcttaataatatcaaaatcatAAATCAACGAGGGTCATGAAGTCAAGAAATTGCTAAATTGTttagagaaattgaaaaaaaaattataaaagcagTAGCTTGGTTCTGAAAGAAATTAGGAAAAGATATAATATTAATACACACAAGTTGTatataagcccttagtgttcgaaacCGCCAACAgttggcgccaccgtataatttCGATATTTAAGGAATTTACACTGCAATTTCATACTAAGTCCTTAAACTGTGCATTCTtaacttaatatgctttcttttgaagtACTGAAAGCCAAAATCGcagttaagccaatcgccgtagtatcatgaaaatctattttttgaaatagaaaatcttttccgacgtttctacggcaaatggctggactgattttggtttccagcaagTCTAAAGCATTAATTCTAaaagcagaatgcacagcagcaggatttgagtatgaaatcgcagcagaaattgctttgaaattaaatttattaagtatacggtggcgccatctattgacGGCTTTAATCAGTTAGGGCATGTGCAAATGGTgtattaaaaagtatttacaatctttatttaaaaatttacgcgAATCGTGTGACTTTAAATTTGAGCCAAATTCAAcgacattaaaattaactggccagaaaaattaacattcagtaaaaatttatgattagcTTTGAAATCTTGACTTTCCTCTGGCTTAATATTTTCGCTATGGAGACgcagattaattttatgaatcagGAATAGTACACAAGCaatatttggtttaaaaaaaaattctagaatatcccaaaacaaaattaatatataactTACACTTTAAAtctaacaaatttcaaatttcataaaaatttataaaattaaaccgaCCTAAAAATGATATACATTTTgagcagttttaattttgcttaaaatttgatttttttacaaaaatgcacTACTTATAAAATcgctaattattaaaaatcctcCTTGCATTAATTATGATCAGTTATCTCTCAATCATTTTATTCAGCTTTTAATGTTAgaatcaaaattgtaaaatgtttgtcttggaaaaaaaaatataccaaacagatattataaaaattgggGATACATACCTTAAATAGATGAAGAGAAGAGCAGTGCCAACAACGTAGAATTGGGTGTCTGCCGCCAAATACCAACTCCAGATCATGCACtagaattgtaaattttaatatgcaataaTTCACTCCTTTGCACCTGGTGCcagaatttttgtaaaatctgTAATCAGTTATAAACATTGACATGGTCTATTGAGAATGAtatatttgtcaaaaatacTTGATTTTATCATGTTTTCTTTAGatatttctttccaaatattaaacaaattatcaaTGCCAATGTAATCAACATCAAATTCATAATGACTAAATTAAAGTACAAAATTCAACCAATTTTAaccatcaaaataataaaacgaaaattaaaatgtgttaatgtgatttaaatttgttcaattaatCCAATATAAGCAAgcgagttttcttttttattaattttccattaatcTACAATAATGACGAACTAAAGAAGGcaaaaaagctaaataaaactaaaatattacaaacttTCTATTCATTGAGAAATATActtcaaatttcataaaaaaattatgcatcaAGTACTTTAAAtcgttttaatattaaatcccttaaacgaattaaataaataacaaaaaaattaccatttgCTGGACTGGGAAGAGGGTGTTGATGTAGAGGAAATTCCTCCACCAGACCTTGGGACAGGTGAGGTGGTCCCAGGTCGGAGGGTCGAAAACGGAGTTGCTCGCCTGCCACTGCGTCGAGAAGGAAATTAGCGCCAGGGCCACGACGTACGGCGGCGTCAGCCTGCTCGCAATTAATTCGAAAGTGAAATTCTAACGTCTtctcaataaaaaagcagcactgACCTAATGAATCTGTAGACGAAATAACAGACGTAGGTGTAGACGCTGCGGCCGACGCTTTCGGTGCACGGCTTCTTGGTGTCGCGCGACCTCAGGAACACGTAGGCGATCAGGGTACCACTGCAAATTAGCGTCGTGATACATTTCGCAATTTTTCGCGTCTTGCCGGACCATTTACCTAATGAAAAAGAAAGTGTCCACCGAGAAGTTGCCGTTGCTGATcgactgaaacaaaaaatccttCTCGACGAGCGTGCGGAACGCTTGGTTatctgaaacattttatttgcactttCAAACTTCATGTATTTTGACTAGCTTAATTATAAacattctaattatttttcccatttaatACAATTCTTGTTAAATGCTTAAAgattgaaatgatttattgattaatatttgaaatatgaacctttaattaaatcattttgaattaaaataattacaaaactttattttgcgttttccctataatattttaaattttagaattattttaattttatttatttcaggataaataaattgagataattttttttatctgtttatataaataaatgttatccATGAAGATAATTTCAGTACCAAAAATGTACATAATAGATTATAATTTGAATGTTAagcttattaaaatatacctTTTACCTAATTTACACATTTACagaattaaaagcaaataacatatttgataacattttttaccgTGTTCTACGTATACTGACCTGAAAATCTGAAGGTGTAGAGACATGTATGGCAAGCGATGACCCAGGTGAGCGAAAAGACGCGGAATCCGTGCACCGTGGTGAGCGAGCCTTCGCTCTTTTCCTTCACAGAGAAAAAGCGCCGCACGTTTTGTTTGAGCGAAAATGCAGTCAGAACTTCCAGGG is part of the Cloeon dipterum chromosome 1, ieCloDipt1.1, whole genome shotgun sequence genome and harbors:
- the LOC135948288 gene encoding O-acyltransferase like protein-like, with amino-acid sequence MLAPPVLLSLVVAASLTTLAGADLGALLHVWDPAAPLAWPDVGPVAPDCLRQMRRLALALNAAQPWAEKMYDSTGRSNSRFMFGSEYWLGSRLECELINRDKTETSAPRTVFRIATLLVNLTQELTPRPRKVSLGLCLPAECGALSQVKQLTQLMISHTAPRQGLTRDIQVPRVRSLPGDYTLFGDPGFIIFFVLCLAILTLTVIGTAIDLYQVSRSKTRVEPFRPDEKCKKGECNANTLGYTAQGPAPIEISAEELKCNSKKKSLLKNFITQSRALEVLTAFSLKQNVRRFFSVKEKSEGSLTTVHGFRVFSLTWVIACHTCLYTFRFSDNQAFRTLVEKDFLFQSISNGNFSVDTFFFISGTLIAYVFLRSRDTKKPCTESVGRSVYTYVCYFVYRFIRLTPPYVVALALISFSTQWQASNSVFDPPTWDHLTCPKVWWRNFLYINTLFPVQQMCMIWSWYLAADTQFYVVGTALLFIYLRRPRVAVSLAGVLLLASWAVTGTISYSLKHQPSIEQPFEVFDDLYDKPWTRFGPYLVGMGVGWFLSETNGAVKMSRTVVCVGWTLALSTNFGLVHALYGRLLGTAASAAYVALSHTLWAATVAWILVACTAGHGGWVARILSAKMLVPFSRATYCAYLVHAGIIQWVYFNMDAPLIMNRDLVIQLIFGFVLTSFFAGIVLSIVVEAPVTRLLSLLLPIREKTPKPTNAMPCTCTETH